The sequence CAGTTGTTCCAGACGAATAATAGCGACGTCGGCTTGACCGCGTTCTTTACGCGCATTAACCAGATCGTAATAAATCTTGCCAGAACAAGCGATGATACGCTTCACCTTTTTAGCATCGATCTTGTCATCAACTTCACCGATGACGGTCTGGAATGAACCCTTTGCCAAATCAGACAAAGGCGAACCGGCATCCTTATTACGCAGCAATGATTTCGGCGTCATGATAATGAGCGGCTTGCGGAACAGACGAATCATCTGACGGCGCAGCAAATGGAAAATCTGCGCTGAAGTAGTCGGCTGAACAACCTGCATGTTGTTATCTGCACATAATTGCAAGAAGCGCTCGAGACGTGCCGACGAGTGTTCCGGTCCCTGGCCTTCATAGCCATGTGGCAGCATCATTACTAACCCTGACGCACGCCCCCATTTCACTTCGCCGGAGCTGATGAATTGGTCAATAACAACTTGTGCACCGTTGGCAAAATCGCCGAATTGCGCTTCCCAAATCGTTAAAGTATTCGGTTCTGCTGTCGAATAACCGTACTCAAATCCCAGAACCGCTTCTTCAGATAATACAGAGTCAATAACATTGAAAGGCGCTTGCTGATCAGAGACATTTTGCAGCGGAATATAACTACCGGCATCCCAACGCTCACGATTTTGATCATGCAATACTGCGTGACGATGTACGAAAGTACCGCGACCGGCATCTTGCCCGGTTAAGCGAATCGTATAACCGGAAGACACCAGAGACGCATAGGCCAGATGCTCGCCCATACCCCAGTCAAGGTTGAGTTCGCCGCGGCCCATAGTCGCACGATCATTGAGCACTTTTTCGACCAGCGCGTGGACTTTAAAATCATCCGGCACCTTTGTAATGCGCGCAGCTAAACGTTTCAGTTCAGTCATTGGCACAGCAGTATCGGCAGCGTCGGTCCATTTGCGATTTAAGAACGGCAACCAATCAACGGCATACTTGCTCTTAAAATTGGTAATGACAGGGTCGATTGTGTGCTTACCTGCATCCATCGCATCGCGATAGGCCTTGACCATAGCATCGCCCTCACCGGCTTCAATTGTGCCTTGTGCGGTCAATTTGTCGGCATACACTTTACGCGTACCCGGATGCTGTGCAATCTTTTTGTACATCAGCGGTTGTGTCAATGCTGGTGTATCTTGTTCGTTATGGCCAAGTTTGCGGAAGCAGATGATGTCCACAACAATGTCTTTTTTAAACTCAACGCGATAGTCAAGGGCGATCTGAGTTGCGAAAACAACTGCTTCTGGATCATCCGCATTGACGTGAAGAACAGGTGCTTCAATCATCTTGACCACGTCTGAGCAATACAGCGTCGAACGTGAGTCGCGTGGATCGGAAGTAGTAAAGCCAATCTGATTGTTAATGACGATGTGAACAGTACCACCGGTGCCGTAACCGCGAGTTTGCGCCAGGTTTAACGTTTCCATTACAACGCCTTGCCCTGCAAATGCGGCATCGCCATGCACCAGGATTGGCAAAACTTGCGCGCCGTCTTTGTCGCCACGACGTTCCATACGTGCCTTGACCGATCCCTCGACCACTGGGTTGACGATCTCAAGATGCGATGGATTAAACGCCAGCGACAGATGGACAGGGCCGCCTGGGCTAGTGATGTCCGATGAAAAACCTTGATGGTACTTTACGTCACCGGCAGGCAAATCATCGCCGTGCTTACCTTCAAACTCGGCAAACAATTCTTGCGGCATTTTGCCCAAAGTATTGACCAGAACGTTAAGGCGGCCACGATGGGCCATACCGATAACGATTTCCTGGATACCTTTTTCGCCGCCGCGTTGAATCGTTTCATCGAGTGAAACGATAAAACTTTCGCCGCCCTCTAGTGAGAAACGCTTTTGTCCGACATAACGTGTGTGTAGATAGCGCTCCAAACCTTCAGCAGCTGTCAAACGTTCAAGAATGTGTTTTTTCTTTTCAACCGTCAGCGTCGGTGCAGAGCGAGTCGACTCGAGACGTTCTTGTATCCAGCGCTTTTCAGTTGGGTCACTAACGTACATATACTCAGCGCCAATCGAACGGCAATAAGTATCGCGCAATGAATTCAACAGATCGCGAAGCGTAGAGGTCTCTGTGCCGAAATAGGTATTGCTGATGTTGAACACAATGTCCATGTCCGCATCAGTAAATCCATAGAACGTCGGATCCAGCTCAGGAATAGCCAAACGTTCTTGGCGCTGCAGCGGATCTAGATTGGCCCAGCGCGAACCGAGGTAACGATATGCAGCGATTAGCTGAGTTGCGGCTACGCGTTTACGTCCCATTTCAGCATCAGCTGAAGCGGAAATTGTCCGAATTGGACCTTGCTTTGCGCGTTCGGCAAATGATGCTACGACCGTTGCATGCGCTACATCGGGCTTATCTGTGCCATCGACGGCAGGCACATGTTGCATGGCGTCAAAGTACGCACGCCAGTTATCTGAAACAGATCCGGGATTATCAAGGTACGACTCGTACAGTTCTTCAATGTACGGTGCGTTACCTCCGAAGAGATACGAATTGGAGCCATATTGCTGCATCATATTGCTCACCTTTCTTCGCGTTTCGCGAGATTAGCGGGTTAACAAAACCTTCCGCGACACGGCCTGACCGGTTAGCGGATTGCACATCAAGTTGTGGGGAAGGGATCAAATTACAACTTCTTATTACTGTATTCTTTTCAACTAACGCAATTAGTTCTAAACGTGTGCTCACACTTTGCAATTTTGTCATCTTTGCCACTTCAATTAAGGACGCAATACAAAACCTGAAGCTATCCGTTGCAAACGCGATCAAAACTATTGATGCAGTAGAATAGCATAACTCCTATTCAACAATACAAAAAAAGCGAATCATTCGATTCGCTTTTTTGATATTTACATTACTTACTTGCAGTACGACTTTCGATTGACACGACATCGCGAGTCGGAGAACCGATAAATAATTGGCGCGGACGACCAATTTTTTGCTCAGGGTCCGAGATCATTTCGTTCCATTGCGCGATCCAACCTACAGTACGCGCCATTGCGAAGATTCCGGTAAATAGAGAAACTGGAATGCCCAATGCTGATTGAACGATACCTGAATAGAAGTCAACATTCGGATAAAGTTTGCGAGAGACAAAATATTCGTCTTCTAGCGCGACTTTTTCTAGCGCCATGGCTAGCTTGAATAAAGGATCGTTTTCCAATCCCAACTCTGCCAACACTTCGTAGCAAGTTTCACGCATCAACTTGGCACGTGGATCGTAGTTTTTGTAGACACGATGACCAAAGCCCATCAGCTTAACAGTCGAGTTTTTGTCCTTAACTTGTCTTACGAATTCAGGAATATTATCGACGGTACCGATTTCTTTCAGCATATTGAGTGCAGCTTCGTTCGCGCCGCCGTGTGCTGGGCCCCACAAACAAGCAATACCAGCAGCGATACAGGCAAACGGATTTGCGCCGCTTGAACCAGCCAGACGCACTGTTGATGTCGAAGCATTTTGCTCGTGATCAGCGTGCAAGATCAAAATACGATCGAGGGCACGAACCAGAACGTCGCTGACTTTGTACTCTGCGCATGGCGTTGAGAACATCATGTGCATGAAGTTTGCGCTGTACGACAAATCGTTACGTGGATATACAAACGGTTGTCCGACGTTATATTTGTAGGCCATTGCGACTAGCGTTGGCAACTTGGCGATCAAACGAATAGCCGAAACTTCACGGTGACGCGGGTCAGTAATGTCTAGCGAATCATGATAAAACGAAGACAACGCGCCCACTGTGCCAACCAATACAGCCATAGGATGCGCATCGCGACGGAAACCACGGAAGAAAAATTGCATTTGTTCGTGGACCATGGTGTGTGTCGTCACGGTTGCGTCAAAGGTTTCTTTTTCTTCTGCTGTTGGCAATTCACCATTCAGAAGCAAATAACACGTTTCCAGAAAATCGCAATTTACAGCTAATTGCTCAATCGGGTAACCGCGATAAAGTAGTTCGCCCTTGTCGCCATCGATATAGGTAATCGATGAATTACATGCAGCGGTCGACATAAAACCGGGGTCATAAGTAAACTTGCCGGTCGCACCATATAACTTACGGATATCGATAACTTCAGGACCCACGGTCCCTTTGTAGATTGGAAAATCGATCGATGGGCTACCATCAGAAAATGATAGTGTGGCTTTCGTTTCAGCGTTGGTCATGGCTCTTCCCTCTTTAGCAGGTAATGCTTGAATCAAAAATAAAATACGTTTATACGCACTGCTTCGCCGCATGCTGGCTTATGCATCACACTGACAATATGGTCAATGGCGGGTTTATCTTTGCTCAGATTACGCGTAATCGCGCTACCAAAGCATGAACCTGAGGCAAATCCACTTCGCCCTCGGCCTCGTTGCGTCCCATCAGCAAATTCATCAGATCACCGTCGGATAAGTCCATCAATCGCGTGAAGGCATCGACATCAACGTCCGTCATGGTTGACTCATTTGCATCCAAAAATCTGGTGAGAATTAAATCATTTTCCAAAAGACCGCGCCGCGCGCGCCAGCGCAATCTTGCGCGCTTTGCTGGGTCGTCCTGGTGGGTGATGGTCATGATTTACTTGATTCCAATTAGTGCAATGGCAATGTTAAACCACTGTCGATGTAAACTTTATCCCGCAGCAGTTACTGCGAACCAGACAAGTGACAATATGAAGTTGTTTTTGAAACCTTGTGTCAGGCACACATAGTGTGTTCTGTGACTGAGCAGCCCAAATGGTCTTCTCGTAAAAAATACAAAAAAACTTTGCGTGAATAACCTGCAGCATCCTCACTTTGTGTCTGATCGGCTTTGCTTAGACTGCAATTCAAAACAATGTTGTTTCTTAATTGTCGACTCACCTTCCAGTTACGATGATCCGTCATAGACGAATCATCGACTGATAGTGCTTATACTATTTATACCGCGCGACGAACCATC is a genomic window of Glaciimonas sp. CA11.2 containing:
- a CDS encoding succinate dehydrogenase assembly factor 2, which encodes MTITHQDDPAKRARLRWRARRGLLENDLILTRFLDANESTMTDVDVDAFTRLMDLSDGDLMNLLMGRNEAEGEVDLPQVHALVARLRVI
- the gltA gene encoding citrate synthase, coding for MTNAETKATLSFSDGSPSIDFPIYKGTVGPEVIDIRKLYGATGKFTYDPGFMSTAACNSSITYIDGDKGELLYRGYPIEQLAVNCDFLETCYLLLNGELPTAEEKETFDATVTTHTMVHEQMQFFFRGFRRDAHPMAVLVGTVGALSSFYHDSLDITDPRHREVSAIRLIAKLPTLVAMAYKYNVGQPFVYPRNDLSYSANFMHMMFSTPCAEYKVSDVLVRALDRILILHADHEQNASTSTVRLAGSSGANPFACIAAGIACLWGPAHGGANEAALNMLKEIGTVDNIPEFVRQVKDKNSTVKLMGFGHRVYKNYDPRAKLMRETCYEVLAELGLENDPLFKLAMALEKVALEDEYFVSRKLYPNVDFYSGIVQSALGIPVSLFTGIFAMARTVGWIAQWNEMISDPEQKIGRPRQLFIGSPTRDVVSIESRTASK
- a CDS encoding 2-oxoglutarate dehydrogenase E1 component, which encodes MMQQYGSNSYLFGGNAPYIEELYESYLDNPGSVSDNWRAYFDAMQHVPAVDGTDKPDVAHATVVASFAERAKQGPIRTISASADAEMGRKRVAATQLIAAYRYLGSRWANLDPLQRQERLAIPELDPTFYGFTDADMDIVFNISNTYFGTETSTLRDLLNSLRDTYCRSIGAEYMYVSDPTEKRWIQERLESTRSAPTLTVEKKKHILERLTAAEGLERYLHTRYVGQKRFSLEGGESFIVSLDETIQRGGEKGIQEIVIGMAHRGRLNVLVNTLGKMPQELFAEFEGKHGDDLPAGDVKYHQGFSSDITSPGGPVHLSLAFNPSHLEIVNPVVEGSVKARMERRGDKDGAQVLPILVHGDAAFAGQGVVMETLNLAQTRGYGTGGTVHIVINNQIGFTTSDPRDSRSTLYCSDVVKMIEAPVLHVNADDPEAVVFATQIALDYRVEFKKDIVVDIICFRKLGHNEQDTPALTQPLMYKKIAQHPGTRKVYADKLTAQGTIEAGEGDAMVKAYRDAMDAGKHTIDPVITNFKSKYAVDWLPFLNRKWTDAADTAVPMTELKRLAARITKVPDDFKVHALVEKVLNDRATMGRGELNLDWGMGEHLAYASLVSSGYTIRLTGQDAGRGTFVHRHAVLHDQNRERWDAGSYIPLQNVSDQQAPFNVIDSVLSEEAVLGFEYGYSTAEPNTLTIWEAQFGDFANGAQVVIDQFISSGEVKWGRASGLVMMLPHGYEGQGPEHSSARLERFLQLCADNNMQVVQPTTSAQIFHLLRRQMIRLFRKPLIIMTPKSLLRNKDAGSPLSDLAKGSFQTVIGEVDDKIDAKKVKRIIACSGKIYYDLVNARKERGQADVAIIRLEQLYPFPHKAFAAELKQFPNFNELVWAQDEPQNQGAWLQIQHNIFENLGDGQKLAYAGRPASASPAVGYYDKHYAQLKTLLDTAFSKLKGFVLTK